In Reichenbachiella agarivorans, one genomic interval encodes:
- a CDS encoding DUF7218 family protein, with protein MILIKPPCAPELCYSKENSIVYYSCGVFATQYPIYGKFLYIKLFVVLLLIAKKALAWFILSSPSESNAKKMASRIKNEKQYEALRDQGMSKEKAARIANTPDSGKKGGQAAPYEKRSKQELYDQAKKIGIEGRSSMNKAELIYALRNH; from the coding sequence TTGATACTCATCAAACCACCATGCGCTCCTGAATTATGTTATTCAAAAGAGAATAGTATCGTCTATTATTCCTGCGGTGTTTTCGCCACACAATACCCAATATACGGGAAGTTTCTCTACATAAAACTGTTCGTTGTCCTCCTTCTCATTGCCAAAAAAGCTTTGGCATGGTTTATTCTTTCTTCCCCATCAGAATCAAACGCTAAAAAAATGGCCTCTAGAATTAAGAATGAGAAACAATACGAAGCATTGAGAGATCAAGGCATGTCAAAAGAGAAAGCAGCCAGAATTGCCAATACCCCTGACAGTGGTAAAAAAGGTGGTCAAGCCGCTCCGTACGAAAAAAGAAGCAAACAAGAGCTCTATGACCAAGCAAAAAAAATTGGCATAGAAGGGAGATCAAGCATGAACAAAGCTGAATTAATCTACGCATTAAGAAACCATTGA
- a CDS encoding universal stress protein — protein MNILLATDFTEAAKHAINCIHQITQTWTSRKEIHFTLVHGFKPHVPYSNTPSIPVYYDPSLKSSLQQKLEHEKGSLQFTMQVDTLFEEGPLPLVIESAVKNKKADLIVMGTRQKSAFERVTVGSNTAEVMQKVNTPILAIPLEAKCKQMKSVVLTSDLESINIDHIHFIKKWLQDNHAQLKILHVSDKDKNHETLIKKTAMHHHFSETMHEHHFVYNNDPIAGIQEYIGKEKPDLLIALPRDKNFFQKLFHISVTEDMVYHTQIPILILP, from the coding sequence ATGAACATACTACTCGCAACGGATTTTACCGAGGCAGCCAAGCATGCCATCAATTGCATCCATCAGATCACACAAACTTGGACAAGCAGAAAAGAAATACATTTCACACTTGTGCATGGATTCAAACCACACGTACCATATTCTAATACGCCAAGCATTCCGGTCTATTACGATCCCAGCTTAAAAAGTAGTCTACAGCAAAAATTAGAACACGAAAAAGGTAGTTTACAATTCACCATGCAAGTAGACACTCTTTTTGAAGAGGGTCCGCTACCGCTCGTCATCGAAAGTGCTGTAAAAAACAAAAAAGCAGACCTGATTGTCATGGGAACAAGACAGAAATCTGCCTTTGAACGGGTGACTGTCGGATCCAATACAGCTGAAGTCATGCAAAAGGTAAATACCCCCATTTTAGCCATCCCTTTGGAGGCTAAATGTAAGCAGATGAAGTCAGTAGTATTGACGAGTGACTTAGAGTCTATAAATATTGACCACATTCATTTCATCAAAAAATGGCTGCAGGATAATCACGCACAACTAAAAATCCTCCATGTGTCTGACAAAGACAAAAATCATGAAACACTCATCAAAAAAACAGCTATGCATCATCATTTTTCAGAAACAATGCACGAGCATCATTTTGTCTACAACAATGATCCAATAGCTGGGATTCAGGAATACATTGGAAAGGAAAAACCAGACTTATTAATTGCCTTACCTCGTGACAAAAACTTCTTCCAAAAGCTATTTCATATCAGTGTAACCGAAGACATGGTCTATCATACCCAAATACCAATTCTCATCCTACCCTAA